The sequence GCTGGACGAAAACGGCCATCCCAGAGTGGTCGCCGGGGTGCCGCCGGATTATTTCTCCGCCACCGGGCAGCGCTGGGGCAATCCCCACTACGATTGGGAGGCGCTGCAGCGCGACGGCTTCTCCTGGTGGATCGAGCGCATGCACACCCAGCTGGAGCTGTTCGACTGGATCCGCATCGACCACTTCCGTGGCTTCCAGGCCTACTGGGAAATTCCCGCCGAGGCCGAAACCGCCGCCGCCGGCCGTTGGGTCGAGGCGCCGGGGGAGGCGTTGCTGGAGGCGATTTTCAATCGTTTCGGCGTCCTGCCGCTGGTGGCTGAGGATCTGGGGATCATCACCCCGGAAGTGGAGGATCTGCGGCGCAAGTTCGCCATCCCCGGGATGCTGGTGCTGCAGTTCGCCTTCGACGGCGGGCCAGACAACCCCTACCTACCCCACAACCACAGCGCCGACCGGGTGGTCTATACCGGCACCCACGACAACGACACCACACTAGGTTGGTTCGAGGCGCTTCCGGATGAACGGAAAGGTCATGTCTACGACTATCTGGGCAATCCCCAGGAAGCGATGCCCTGGGCGCTGATGCGCTGCGCCTTCGCCTCGGTGGCCACGGTGGCCGTCGTGCCGATGCAGGATGTGCTCGGACTGGGCCGGGGCCACCGGATGAACACCCCCGGCACCACCGAGGGCAACTGGCGCTGGCGTTTTTCCTGGGAACAGCTGCGCCCCGAGCATGGCGACCGTCTGCGCCACTGGTCCCATCTTTACGGGCGTGCCGCTGGCTAGCCCTATGGGGGTGCGGGTGGGGACCTGCGGTTTCCCAGAGGTCCGCGCCCGGCTGTTCCGCGATCTCGACGTCGTCGAGGTGCAGCAGAGCTTCTATCAGCCGCCCCGTGCCGAAACCGTGGCCCGCT comes from Methylomarinovum tepidoasis and encodes:
- the malQ gene encoding 4-alpha-glucanotransferase yields the protein MAVENSVLERRRAGVLLHITSLPGEGENGDLGAHAFRFVEFLADQALSVWQTLPVNPTGSDGSPYQCLSAHAGNPLLIDLDWLAEKGLLAAERIPGAKTAAAGRLAALREAHEAFRQDDRGLAEDYRHFLQFHHYWLEDFALFMVLKARFDQRAWWDWPGPYRDRDPEALSWARRELAHELDRVRFEQFVFFQQWQALRRHAHRHGVLLFGDMPIFVAADSADVWARCRYFQLDENGHPRVVAGVPPDYFSATGQRWGNPHYDWEALQRDGFSWWIERMHTQLELFDWIRIDHFRGFQAYWEIPAEAETAAAGRWVEAPGEALLEAIFNRFGVLPLVAEDLGIITPEVEDLRRKFAIPGMLVLQFAFDGGPDNPYLPHNHSADRVVYTGTHDNDTTLGWFEALPDERKGHVYDYLGNPQEAMPWALMRCAFASVATVAVVPMQDVLGLGRGHRMNTPGTTEGNWRWRFSWEQLRPEHGDRLRHWSHLYGRAAG